The DNA segment CCATTGTGTGCTGGAGCATCGAGGCCTTTGAGCGCAACAGCCGCGTCAGCGACATCGTGGTGGTGGTCAATCCCAAGGTACGCGACGCAGTGGAGGGGCTGATCGACGAGGCCCGTTACGAGAAGGTGCGTATGGTGATCGACGGCGGTGTCGAACGTTGCGACAGCACCATGGCCGCGTTGAACGTACTGAAGCAGGCCGGCATTCCGCAGCAGGCGAAGATTCTTATCCATGATGCGGTGCGCCCGTTCGTCTCGCAGGAGTCGATCGACGATTCGATCGACACGCTGGACGAGTTCTCCGCGGCGACGGTGGCGTTCGCCTCGACCGATACGATTCTGCTGACGCATGATGCCGGCGATCGCAAGGTGATCGGCTCGGTGCCCGATCGCGCTGACACCTTCCGCGCCCAAACCCCGCAGTCCTTCCGATTCGGCACGATCTACCATGCGTATGAGCTTGCCGCAGACGACCCCGATTTCCATCCGACCGACGATACGCGCGTGGTGGTGGATTATCTGCCCGATGAGTCGGTCGCGATCGTAGCAGGAAGCGACACAAACCTGAAGGTCACCACCATGGCCGATCTGCCGATCGCGGAACGCATCGCGGCAAACGCCACGCATCAGCTCACCAAAGAGGAGGCCCGCGCCCGAATGCATGCCATTCTGCGCGAGGCCGTGGCACACTGAGCGCATGGCAGTGCGGGTAGACTGAGCGTATGCAGCAGTTCAGCGTGGTGATTTCCGGTTTCGACCATTACGACGGCATCGAGGTCAATCCGTCTTACGAGGTGCCGCGGATACTTTCGCAGCAAGGCGTTGACGGCCTTGACGGGGTGGAGCTTTCCATCAGCACGGTCAGCCTTCCCGTGAGCTTTTCCAAGGCGTGGCCATTGCTGAGCCGGACCATCGAAGAGACGAAGCCGGACATCGTCGTCGCCACCGGGCTCAAGCGTGCGGCCCGTGGCATATTGCTGGAACGCTGCGCCACGAACATCATGGACTCCAGCAGGCCGGATGTGGACAATACGGCGCCGAGCCTTGTGCCCATCGCTCCCGGCCGGCCGGCGGCCTATTGGACGAGACTGCCGTTGCGTGCGATCCTCGGCGAGTTCACCCATGATTCGATTCCTGCCACGTTGAGCTCCGATGCGGGCACGTTCGTATGCAATTCCCTGTTCTACAACCTGCTGAATTGGGCTTCCGCGCAAGACAAGGTGCTGGCCGGCTTCGTCAGTCTGCCTGTAGTGAACGAAGAGCCGCATCCCAAGCGCGGGCTTCCCATGGATCAGCTGGTGCAGGCTTGCGGCGATGTGGTGCGCGAAAGCGTGAAGTACTATATGCGCCCCTCCAGCGAAAGCATTCTTATCGCCTGAATTCCGCTATGCGGTTCCATGTGGTCGAGGCTGTGTGAAAGTGCAAGACGCACGCCGATTCTCGACTGCGTATGCAGTAGTGTTTTACATGAGTCAAGTCGAGTAGGATTGTGCCAGACGGATTTTCGGCGGAAAGGAACAGAGAATGGAACAGTTCCCGGTTGTATTGAGGGGATACGACAAGGATAGGGTGGATGCGGCGTTCGCCCAGGCGCAGAAGACGCTGGCCGACATGCGCGAACAGATCGCGTCCAATGACGACATGATCCTTCAGCTGCAGGCGCAACTTGAGCAGGAGAAGTCCCGTCAGGATAAGTCCGGCAACAGCTTCTCGTCGTTGGGTGCGAACGCGCAGCAGATGCTGTCTTCCGCCGAACAGACCAGTGTCGAACTGCTTGAACGCGCCAAAAGCGATGCCGCTTCCACCCGTTCCGCCGCGCAGGTGCAGGCACAGACCCTGATCAACAACGCCAAGCTCGACGCCAAGCGTATCGTCGCCGACGCCAACGCCAAGGCCGATAGTATTCTGACCCGCGCCGCCAACGATGCCGAAAGCACCACCAGGTCGGCCAAGGAGGACGCGGAGCATCTGCGTTCCGAAACGACGAAGAACGTCACCGAACAGCGCCAGACCGCCGAATTGGAACTGCGCAACGCCCGCGAGGAGCAGAAGAAGAAGCTCGCCTCCGAACGATCCACGCAGGAACGTGAAATCGCGGAGATGAAGGCCGACGCCGTCCAGCAGATCGCCGACCAGCGTAGGAGCACCAACGAGGAACTGACACGCTTGAAGAACGAGGCCAACGATCAGATCGAGGCAGCGCTCGCCGAAGCGAACAAGAAGCTTGCCGATGTGCGCGAGCAGGTGGCCAAGATGACCACTGACGCACAGCGTAAGGCCGCCGAGATCACCGATGCGGCGCAGACGAAGGCACAGGAAATCACCGATGAAGCCGAAGTGCATCGCACCAAGACCATGAGTCAGGTCAGCGCCGAGGTCGAGCAGATCCGCAGCGATATCGCCGCCCAGCAGGAGGACGCCACCAAGAAGGTGAGCGAGCTGCTGGAAAGCTTGGAGCAGCGTCGCGCTGAAGCCAAAAAGGAAGCCGACGAACTCATCAGCCAGGCCAAGACCATGCGTCAGGATGCCGACGAGTACGCCACTCGCAAGCGTACCGACACGGACGCCAAGGTCGATGTGATGCTGAAGAACGCGCAGGATGAGGTCGAGCGCCAGATCGATGAGCGCCGCAAGGCCGCGCAGGAGGAGATCGACGATCTCAAGGAGCGCATCAGCGGTCTGCAGCAGCGTGAAGCGCAGATCACGCAGCGTGTGGGCGAGCTTCGCTCCATGTTCTCCAATGCATTCGCCGGTTTCCTCGCTGGAGACGATATGGATGCTGCCGCCGCGGCTCCGGCGCAAGCCCAGCCGGAAGAGCCCGCCCAAGGTGCCGGCGAAGCGCCGAACGCCGGCTCCGGCAACGAGTCCGACGAATCTGGCGAGCCGGGCGAAGCAGGCGAGACCGATAACGCCGTTGAAGCAGGCGACGGCAATCAGGAGTAATATCTACCGGTATTGAGGGCTCCGGTCGGATCGGTATGGCATCCGGCCGGAGCTTTCGCATATCGTCTGGCGTTGTTCGCAAAGCGTCGAATCTACGCTGAACCATGGCACGAAGCGCGGTGCGAGGAGCTGCACGGTGCTGTGCGGGCGGAACGATTGGGAATGCTGATGGTAGGCTGGGACTCACACAGTACCATGTACGTTTTGCGGCATCCGGCCGGGGTATCCAATGGCCGGATGCCGTTGTTGTGAGTTAAGGAGTATTCATATGGCAGAAATCACACCGTTGAACGCCGAAGCCCTTGCCGGGCTGCGCGATGGATTCGAGGCGAGTGCGGTCAACCGTATGGCGATGAACGCCGTCACCGCGGCTGGAGTGGCCAAGGTGGCTCGTAACTATGACAGGGCGCGTCTGCTGCAGCGCAGATTCTCAACGGTTATCGACAATGGCGATGCCACCCATCAGGATCGTTCCGGCCGCTGCTGGCTGTTCAGCTCCCTGAATGTCGCACGTTTCGTGGCCAAGAAGAATCTTGGGCTTAAGGAATTCGAGTTCTCTCAGAACTATGCCATGTACTACGACAAGCTGGAACGTGTCAACTACTTCCTGAAGGATGTCGCCGCGCTGATCGCAGCCGGCGAGCCCGCCGATTCCCGCCTGATGCAGCATCTGCTGCAGGATGTG comes from the Bifidobacterium angulatum DSM 20098 = JCM 7096 genome and includes:
- a CDS encoding IspD/TarI family cytidylyltransferase, producing MVQGMAYGGGIMQEDEKKRQTAPVVAVVLAAGFGTRFDPENPKQLVCIGDKPIVCWSIEAFERNSRVSDIVVVVNPKVRDAVEGLIDEARYEKVRMVIDGGVERCDSTMAALNVLKQAGIPQQAKILIHDAVRPFVSQESIDDSIDTLDEFSAATVAFASTDTILLTHDAGDRKVIGSVPDRADTFRAQTPQSFRFGTIYHAYELAADDPDFHPTDDTRVVVDYLPDESVAIVAGSDTNLKVTTMADLPIAERIAANATHQLTKEEARARMHAILREAVAH
- a CDS encoding pyroglutamyl-peptidase I, which codes for MQQFSVVISGFDHYDGIEVNPSYEVPRILSQQGVDGLDGVELSISTVSLPVSFSKAWPLLSRTIEETKPDIVVATGLKRAARGILLERCATNIMDSSRPDVDNTAPSLVPIAPGRPAAYWTRLPLRAILGEFTHDSIPATLSSDAGTFVCNSLFYNLLNWASAQDKVLAGFVSLPVVNEEPHPKRGLPMDQLVQACGDVVRESVKYYMRPSSESILIA